A portion of the Gigantopelta aegis isolate Gae_Host chromosome 10, Gae_host_genome, whole genome shotgun sequence genome contains these proteins:
- the LOC121382866 gene encoding DBH-like monooxygenase protein 2 homolog, with the protein MGLLMFFAALVATSNAYRHFQDEIPNGDKVPHPCKPNFIWRGVGHRNVLGGGKFNPFGEDFKLVKKWTRELCRKDSDGDGRTNGQELGDPDCIWSPGQFPTRVTNITHPGVCDPWGDAKCKTKNIWVSCDAGEFKCDAIKDPAVKNVTLRYPPTKVPPTETNYMCMTFDLPQDDDYHIIATMPFINNSNVMHHIVLYGCKDNVKTTTEPNLCYMSQEGCGEVIGIWTLGMTGDCLYKDAGFHIGKTGTKKAALQFHWTNPELTEDYVDSSGFTIFYTPKRRKYDAGFFMTGAMWLEIPPGQPRVTQSSLCPAECTNEILKGPIHVTSALNHMHYLGFEQNVELFRGDTKITDLAYDPVYSYDTPVVHRYDEPVEIRPGDHLKTTCVFRSLSKKQTTYFGEGSYDEMCFGLFTVYPKQNVTNTCTTWKNVSNCELPKKQDMACWNIMFNTTHPDARAISRKVMSNCNFYGSCRPECPAVVEEMRQHHCFKGQLFDIKLHILANSHKIEDIKLASALRSCDCQVAPPPVQSPNPNSGAVVLISVWTTLSITVLVHLVM; encoded by the exons ATGGG attGTTAATGTTCTTCGCCGCACTGGTGGCAACCAGTAACGCTTACCGACATTTCCAAGACGAAATACCGAACGGAGACAAGGTACCCCATCCGTGCAAGCCTAACTTCATTTGGCGGGGTGTGGGACACCGCAACGTCCTCGGTGGCGGCAAGTTCAACCCGTTTGGAGAGGACTTTAAGCTAGTCAAGAAG TGGACACGAGAACTGTGTAGGAAAGACTCGGATGgagacggacggacgaacggacaggAACTTGGTGATCCGGACTGTATTTGGAGTCCTGGACAGTTTCCCACCAGAGTAACAAACATCACACATCCAG GTGTGTGCGACCCATGGGGTGACGCGAAATGTAAAACAAAGAATATCTGGGTTTCCTGTGACGCAGGAGAATTTAAATGTGACGCCATTAAAGATCCAG CTGTGAAGAACGTCACATTAAGATATCCACCAACCAAGGTGCCACCAACTGAAACCAACTACATGTGTATGACCTTTGACCTGCCCCAGGATGATGACTACCACATCATCGCCACCATGCCTTTCATTAACAACAGCAACGTGATGCACCACATCGTTTTATACGGATGCAAGGACAATG TGAAGACCACCACAGAGCCCAATCTATGCTACATGAGCCAAGAAGGGTGTGGAGAGGTTATCGGAATCTGGACGCTAGGCATGACGGGGGATTGTCTTTACAAAGACGCCGGCTTTCACATTGGTAAAACTGGAACGAAGAAGGCAGCTCTTCAG TTTCACTGGACAAATCCCGAGTTAACAGAGGACTACGTGGACTCTTCCGGTTTTACGATCTTCTACACTCCGAAACGCCGGAAGTACGACGCTGGTTTCTTCATGACAGGCGCAATGTGGCTGGAGATCCCGCCAGGACAACCCCGTGTAACGCAGTCATCACTGTGTCCTGCTGAATGCACCAACGAAATCCTTAAAGGACCCATACACGTGACCAGTGCTTTGAATCACATGCACTACTTAG GTTTCGAACAAAATGTCGAACTGTTCCGAGGAGACACGAAGATCACCGATCTGGCATACGATCCCGTTTACAGCTACGACACGCCTGTTGTTCACCG GTACGACGAGCCTGTAGAGATTCGACCCGGAGACCACCTGAAGACGACGTGCGTGTTTCGCTCTCTCTCCAAGAAGCAGACGACATATTTTGGCGAAGGCTCTTACGACGAGATGTGTTTTGGCTTGTTCACGGTGTACCCCAAACAGAACGTCACGAATACATGCACGACATGGAAGAACGTCTCCAACTGCGAGTTGCCAAAGAAACAAGACATGGCCTGTTGGAATATCATGTTCAACACGACTCATCCTGACGCCAGGGCAATCAGCAGAAAG GTGATGAGCAACTGCAATTTCTACGGCAGCTGTCGACCCGAATGTCCAGCCGTGGTGGAAGAGATGAGACAACATCATTGTTTCAAAGGTCAGCTCTTCGACATCAAACTGCACATTTTGGCAAATTCACACAAAATAGAGGACATCAAACTTGCCTCTGCTCTGAGGTCATGCGACTGTCAAGTGGCGCCCCCACCTGTCCAGTCGCCCAACCCCAACAGTGGCGCGGTCGTGCTGATTTCTGTTTGGACAACCTTGTCCATCACCGTCTTGGTTCACCTAGTCATGTAG